The proteins below are encoded in one region of Parus major isolate Abel chromosome 7, Parus_major1.1, whole genome shotgun sequence:
- the B3GALT1 gene encoding beta-1,3-galactosyltransferase 1 — protein MASKVSCLYILTVVCWASALWYLSITRPTSSYTGHRQVSSISIARKNVSFGNIRTRPINPHSFDFLINEPSKCEKSAPFLVILISTTHKEFDARQAIRETWGDENNFKGIKIATLFLLGKNADPVLNQMVEQESQIFHDIIVEDFIDSYHNLTLKTLMGMRWVATFCSKAKYVMKTDSDIFVNMDNLIYKLLKPNTKPRRRYFTGYVINGGPIRDVRSKWYMPRDLYPDSNYPPFCSGTGYIFSADVAELIYKTSLHTRLLHLEDVYVGLCLRKLGIHPFQNSGFNHWKMAYSLCRYRRVITVHQITPEEMHRIWNDMSSKKHLRC, from the coding sequence ATGGCTTCAAAGGTCTCATGTTTATACATTTTGACAGTAGTTTGTTGGGCAAGCGCTCTTTGGTACTTAAGTATAACTCGTCCTACTTCTTCCTACACGGGCCACAGACAGGTCAGTAGCATATCCATAgccagaaaaaatgtttcctttggcAACATAAGAACTCGACCTATAAATCCACATTCCTTTGACTTCCTTATCAATGAACCCAGCAAATGTGAGAAGAGTGCCCCGTTCTTGGTCATTCTTATCAGTACAACTCACAAAGAGTTTGATGCAAGGCAAGCCATTCGAGAAACGTGGGGAGATGAAAACAactttaaaggaattaaaatcgCTACACTatttcttcttggaaaaaatGCAGATCCTGTGTTAAATCAAATGGTAGAGCAAGAAAGCCAAATTTTTCATGACATTATTGTGGAAGACTTTATCGACTCTTACCATAACCTCACTCTGAAAACATTGATGGGGATGAGGTGGGTAGCAACATTTTGTTCAAAAGCAAAGTACGTTATGAAGACAGACAGtgatatttttgtaaatatggACAATCTTATTTATAAGCTGCTCAAACCTAACACCAAGCCAAGGAGAAGGTACTTCACGGGTTATGTTATAAATGGAGGACCAATAAGAGATGTTCGCAGTAAGTGGTACATGCCCAGAGATTTGTATCCCGACAGCAATTACCCACCCTTCTGTTCAGGCACTGGCTacattttttcagctgatgTAGCAGAACTGATTTACAAAACCTCCCTTCATACCCGACTTCTTCATCTTGAAGATGTGTACGTTGGACTCTGCCTCCGGAAGCTGGGCATTCACCCCTTCCAAAACAGTGGCTTCAATCACTGGAAAATGGCCTACAGCTTGTGCAGGTACCGCAGG